TCCCCCTGGCGAGCGTCTCGAAGGCCTGGTCGAGCGCCGCGAGGTCCACCGCGGTTCCCGCCCGCTCCGCGGCGATCCAGGGGGCGAGGGGGTCGGGGAGGACGACCGGACAGACCAGCTCCAGCGGGTCCCCGCCCCCGGCGGCCGCGGAGAGGAGGGCGGCGTCGCTCGCTGGGTCCCCACGCCTCACTCCGGTTTCGACGGGTTTCATCCCGGCGACGGTTCGGCCCCGGGCGCGGAGGAGCGCGACCAGCGCCGCCGCGACGACGGTCTTTCCGACCCCCGTATCCGTCCCCGTCACCGCCAGCCGGATCATCCGGCCTCCAGGAAACGTTCGATGACTTCGTACACGCGCCCGATTTCCTCGGGCGTGATGCAGTAAGGAGGGAGGAGGTACACGACGTTGCCGAGGGGACGGAGGAGAATCCCTTCTTTCAGCGCGAAGCGGTGGAGTGCGGGCCCCGCTCCCGCCAGGTATCCGTCCTCGCCCGCGAGGTCGAAGGCACCGACCGTTCCCAGGACACGAGGGCTTCGAACGCGAGGGTGGGCCGCGAGGCGCTCGAGGTGTGTCCGGTGCGTCCGCTCGATGGCGGCCCGACGGAGCTCGCATCCCTCGTCCAGGAGGGCAAGCGTGGCGCGGGCGGCGGCGCAGGCAAGGGGACTCCCCGTGTAAGAGTGCCCGTGGAAGAAGGTCCGGCGGCGGTCGGTCGTGCGGAAGGCCTCGAAGACCGCTTCCGTCGCAGCGGTCGCTCCGAGGGGAAGGAACCCCCCGGTGAGCCCCTTCGAGAGGCAGAGAAGGTCGGGCTCCACCCCCGCGCCGCCGCAGGCGAAGAGGGGCCCGGTCCGGCCGAATCCCGTGAGCACCTCATCCGCGATGAGAAGGACCTCGTGCTCGCGGGTGAGGCTTCGCAACTCTCGAAGGACCTCCGCTTCCCACATCCGCATGCCACCCGCGCCGAGAAGGAGAGGCTCCACGATGACGGCGGCGACCTCGCTCCCTCGCGCATCGAGGAGCGCGCGGAGGGCCGCCGGGGCGTTGCCTTCGGTGGGATCGGGGAGGCGCTCCACCTCGAAGAGCCGGTCGCGGAAGGGATCGGTGAAGAGGCCGCGCGCGCTCACGCTCATCGCCCCGAAAGTGTCCCCGTGGTACGCATGTTCGAGCGCCACCACGACGTGCCGGGGGTTCCCCCGATTCGCCCAGTACTGAATCGCCATCTTGACGGCGACCTCGACCGCGGTGGACCCGTCGTCCGAATAAAAGACCCGCGACAGGCCCGGGGGGAGCCGTTCGACGAGCTCCGCGGCGAGGCGGGCGCCGGGCTCGTGCGTGAAGCCGGCGAAGATCACCTGCTCGAGGGCTCGCGCTTGTGCCGCGATCGCGGCCGCGATCTCCGGCCGGGCGTGGCCATGGAGGGTGACCCACCAGGAAGAGATCGCGTCGAGGATCGCTCTTCCGTCGGCGTCGAAAAGGTACGCCCCTTCGGCCCGGACGATGGGAATGGGCGGGTCCGCCACCCCATGCTGCGTATAGGGATGCCAGACGTGCGCGAGATCGAGCTGCGCCCAATCCACCGGACTCGGATTCACGCCGCCACTCCAGCCGCGGTCACCCCGCGGCAGGGGGAAGGAGCTCGCCCAGGGCGCGGAGAAGCCCGTCCAACTGACCGGTCGTGTGCTCGGAGCTCACGCCGACGCGGAGGCGGGAGGTCTCCGCGGGGACGCTGGGGGGCCGGACCGCGCCGACCAGGTATCCTCTGGCTTCGAGGTCGTGCGCGATCCGGAGGGTTTCCCCCGCGTCGCCCACCCGGAGCCCGGTGATGTGCCCCGTTCCCTGCGCCGGGACGGAACGCCCGACTTCGGCGAGCCCCTGCCGGAACCGGCGCGCGTTGGCGACCAGCCGCGCCCTTCGCTCCGGTTCCGCCTCGACGATCTCGAGCGCCGCGAGGGCCGCCGCAGCCACTGCGGGGGGGGGCGCCGTGGAAAAGACGAAAGGACGGGCCCGATTGAGGAGCCACTCCCGGAGCGCCGCCGAGCCGGCGACAAAAGCCCCGGCCGCGCCGAAGGCCTTCCCGAGCGTCCCCATCACGACATCCACCTCTCCCTCGACTCCATAGAGCTCGGGAGTCCCCCTTCCTCCCTCTCCCAGGACCCCGACCCCGTGGGCATCGTCCAGATAGATGCGCGCGCCGTATTCGCGGGCCGTCTCCACGAGGGCGTCGAGAGGGAAGAGGTCCCCTTCCATGGAATAGATCCCTTCGACCACGATCCATCGCGCGCCGGGGAGGTCGCGGTCTTCGCCCAGGCGTCGGTCCAGGGCGGAGAGGTCCCGGTGGGGGAAAATCCGCACCGTCGCCCGCGAAAGGCGGCAGCCGTCTATGAGGGAGGCGTGATTCAGCTCGTCGCTATAGAGGAGATCGCCGGGGCCGGCGAGCGCGGGGAGGGCGCCCAGGTTCGCGGCGTAGCCGCTCCCCAAAAGAAGGGCGGCCGGGGCGCGCACGAAGGCCGCCAGCGCCCCTTCAAGCGCGAGGTGGACCGGATGTGTCCCGGAAATCAGGCGGGCGGCCCCCGCTCCCACGCCCTCCCGCTCGAGGACGTCGGCCGCGGCCTTCGCGGTCCGGGTGTCCGTCGCGAGACCCAGGTAGTCGTTCGACGAGAAGTCGGCGAGGCGCCGGCCCTCGATCTGGACCAGGGCCCCCGGGAGGCGCCGCATGGGACGGTCGGAGCGGCGGAGCTCCTCGGCATCGAGCCGTGCCAGGAGCGAGCCAAGCTCCTCGTCGAGAGGAATGCCTTTCCCGACCGCCGTTCCTCCCGGCGACCCCCGCTCGACCGTCATTTCCCTCAGATCCCGATGTAGGCCCGCCGCACCTCGCGGTTGCCCAGAAGTTCGTGACTGGTTCCTTCGATCGCCACGGATCCGCTTTCGACCACATACCCCCTTGCGGCCACCTGGAGCGCGGCGTGCGCGTTTTGCTCCGCCAGGAGGACCATGGTGCCGCCCGAGTTGATGCGACGGATCGCGGCGAACACTTCCTCGACGACCAGGGGCGCGAGGCCGAGGGACGGCTCGTCCATGAGAAGGAGCTTGGGCCTTGCCATGAGCGCCCGGCCGATGGAAAGCATCTGCTGTTGGCCTCCGCTGAGGGTGCCCGCCGCGTGGCGGGCCTTTTCGCGGAGCGCGGGAAAGAGGCCGAACACCTCCTCGAGGGAAGCGCGGACTTCGTCGCGTTCCTTCCGGCGCACATAGGCGCCGAGGATCAGATTCTTGCGAACCGATGCCGCGGGGAAGAGGTGCTTTCCTTCGGGAGACTGCGCGATCCCACGGCTCACGATCGCGTGTGGCGGGAGCCCGCCGATCTCTTCGCCTTCGAAACGGACGCTCCCCTCGGCGACCGGCGCGAGCCCGCTAATGGCGCGGAAGAGAGTGCTCTTCCCGGCCCCGTTGGCGCCGAGGAGGACGACGATCTCACCGGGCCCGACCCGCAGGCTCACGCGGCGGAGCGCTTCGAAGGTGCCGAAGCGGACGCTCACTCCCTCCAGCTCAAGCATGGTGCGCCGAGCCGAGGTAGGCTTCGATCACGAGCGGGTCGTCGCCGATCTCGGCGGGAGTCCCCTCGGCGATCTTCTTCCCGTGGTGGAGAACGACCACGCGGTGAGCGAGCTCCATCACCATCCGCATTTTGTGCTCCACGAGGCAGATCGTGATGCCGAGCGCGACGAGGTCGCGGATGAGTGTGGTGATCCCCGAGGTCTCCTCCGGGTTGATGCCGGCCGCCGGCTCGTCCAGGAGGAGGAGGCGGGGGTTCGTCGCGAGAGCGAGGGCGATGGCGACGCGTTTGCGTGCTTCCTGCGAGATCCCCGCCACTGGAAGGTTCTCCAGGTCGAGGGCGCCCACGATGCGGAGGGCCTCCCGTGCCCGTTCCCGGCTCTCCTCTTCTTCTCTCCGCAGCCGCGGTGTCCTGAGGATCGCGTCCCAGACGTTGCTTCTCGTCCGCAGCCGGTGCCCCACGATCACGTTGTCGAGGACCGTCGCGTCGGCGAAGAGCTGGGTCGTCTGAAAGGTGCGCGCGACGCCGAGGCGCGCGATCCGGTGCGGCGGGAGCTTCGTCACGTCGGTGCCGTCGAAGAAGATCCTCCCGGCGGTCGGGAGGTGGAACCCACTTACGAGGTTGAAAAAGGTCGTCTTCCCCGCGCCGTTCGGCCCGATGATCGCGGTGATCTCCCCGGGGGGAACCACGAGGTCCACCCCTTCCACGGCGTGGAGGCCGCCGAAGTGTTTCCCGAGCCCTTCCACCTGGAGGAGCGTTTCCGCCATCAACGGAGCTCCGCTTGATCGGAGGGGGAGGCCGAGGCCGGGGTCGGGCGGATGAAGGGACCCCGGTCGCCCCCGCGCGTGCGCCAGTTGAGGGCGACCCGGTGCGCGAGCCCCGCGATTCCCCTGGGAAAGAAGATCATCACGAGAACCACGACCGGCCCGAGAAACATCATCTGATGCTCCTCGAAGACGTGGAGACCTTGTAGGAGAACCGTGACCGCGAGTGTCCCGGCGAGGGGGCCCGCGAGCGACGCAACGCCGCCCAGCATGAGATAGACGAGCATCATGAAGGTCATGAGGACGCTCCCCATCGCGGGCCCGATGTACCCGAGGAAGACCGCGTAGAGCGCTCCTCCGAGCCCGGCGAAGGCGACGGAGATCACGAAGGCGAGCCGGTGGGTCCGGCCCACATCGATTCCGACGGCGCGCGCGAGATCCTCCCCATGATGCACGGCGAAGAGAGTGCGCCCCACGAGCGAGGTCACCAGGCTCCAGACCAAGTAGATCGTGAGGATGAGGAAAAAGAGGGCGAGATAATACTGCGAAACCAGCGACTCGAAGCGGAGTGGCCCGATCGGTGTGGGCGGCGGAATCCCGATCAGCCCGTCGGTCCCCCCCGTCAGGCCCTGCCACCGCTCGATCACGATCGTGATCATCACGCCCACCGCGAGCGTGAAAATCGCGAAATAGTCGTGGCGGGTGCGAAGCGCCGCCATCCCGACGAGGAAGCCGAGCGAGCAGGTGATCGCCAGCGCCAGGGGAAGCGCGAGCCAGAAGGAGAGCCCGTACGTCGTCATGAGGATCCCCGTCGAATACCCCCCAATCCCGAAGAACCCTGCGTGCGCGAGGGAGAGCTGGCCCATGCGCCCGAGCATGATGTCCATCCCGTAGACCGCGATCGCGGTCACGTAGGCCGTGACGATCACGCTCACGAGGAAGGGGTTGTTCACCACCAGCGGAAAGAGGATCGCCGCGAGGAGGAGGGCTCCGAGAACGACGATCCGAACGCGGGATCGGACCGCGCTCATACGCCCTGCCTGAAGAGCCCCGTGGGGCGCACCGCGAGGACGAGCACCAGGAGAGCGAAGGCGATCAGCTCGGAATAGGCGAAGGCGATGTAAGTCCCGGCGAAGTTTTCGGCCAACGCGAGAACGAAGGCTCCCACGATCGCGCCGGGGACGCTTCCCATCCCCCCGAGAATGACGATCACGAACGCCTTCAGCGTGATGACCGTTCCCATGTAGGGGTAAACGAGGACGGTCGGCGCGATGAGCGAGCCGGCCACCGCGGCGAGCCCCGCCGAGATCGCCACGGTCATGAGCGAGACCCGTCTCGTGTCGATCCCCACCAAGAGCGCTCCCTCCCGATCCTGCGCCATGGCCTCGATGGACATCCCGAGGACGGTCCGCTTGAGGAAGAGGTAGAGGGCGGCCATCGTCGCGACGGCGGCGACGATCACGAGGACCCGCTGCTGCGTGACCGTGACTCCCAGGACGCTCACGACACCATCGAGGGGGGTGGGAGTCGCGTGAAAGTCCGGACCCCAGATCATGTCCGCCCCGCCCTCGAGGACGAAGAGGACGCCCAGCGCGGAGATCATGTAGTGAACGGGCGAGCTTCCCTGGAGCGGCCGGAAGATCACGCGCTCCATGACCGCGCCGATCGCGGCCAGCGCGAGAACCGACGTCGCGATCGCGAGAGGGTAAGGAGCGCCGACCGAGCTCACCATCATGAAGGTGACGTACGCCCCGCCCATGTAGAGCGCGCCGTGCGCGAAGTTCGGAATCTTGAGCACGCCGTAAACGAGCGTGAGCCCGAGTGCCACGAGGCCGTAAATGCTCCCGGTGGCGATCCCGTTCGCGATCTGTTGGAGAAAGAGGCTCACGGCGTCGGGCGCGCCATCATGGAGCCGGCGGGGGGACCGGGAAGGCCACAAACTCCCCGTCCACGACCTGCGCCGCGTAGACCTGGCGCGCGATGTACCCGCTCGCTGCCACCCCGGAGAAGTCGAGGAGCCTCGCGGACTCCGGAGCCTGCCGAGCGGCCGCGTCCATCTGTGCCCGGATCGCCGCCGCACCGGTCGTCGTCCCCGCGAGCGACATCGCGGTGGCGACCGTATGGAGTGCCTGGTAATTGAGCGCCATCTCCGACACCGCGGGCCGGGCATCCGGGCCGAAACGCTCGTAATACCGCTCCACGAACTGCGCGACGCCCGGCCCGGGATACGTTTCCTGCGGGTGGACCCCGACCGCCCCTTCGAGCATCTCGATCGAGATGATGTCAATCATCTCTTCCATCTTCGGCTGGTCCATCATGAGAAAGCCACCCTGGAATCCCTGTTCGCGCGCCGCCCGGACCACGAGCGCGGTCGGTTGGGACGGACCCCCGATGAAGAGGACGTCCGGATTGTCGGCCAGGGCACGGCTCACCGCGGCCGTGAAGTCGGTCGTGGTGTTGTAGTCGAGCCCGTGGTCGCGAAGAACCTCGCCCCCCTGGCGGCGCCACTCCGCGGACACCACCTCCGTCCAGGCCCGGCCATAGGTCGTCGTCGTCGGGAGGAGTCCGAGGCGAGTTCCGAAGCGGCGCATCGTCGTCTCGACGAAAGGCGGCGCGTACCCGTCGTAACGGGGCGGAATCATGACCGTAAGCGGATTCCCCGCATCGAGGATGCTGGGTTCGCTCGAGTATGCCATGAGGAGAAAGGTCGGGTCCCGGGTGTTCATCCCCTGGAGAGCCAGAATCCCGCCCGCGTGCGAGACGAAGATGACTGGAGTGCGGTTCTGCTGAAGGAGCCGGCGGGCATTGGTCGCAGTCTCGTTCGGGAGATACCGATCGTCCAGGGAGACGAGCTCGATGCGAACCTGGCGTCCGTCCACTTCGATCCCGCCCGCCGCGTTGATCTCGTCCACGGCCATCTGCAGGCCGCTCTGGGCGTTTCTTCCGTAGAGCGCGGCACCCCCGCTGAGCGGCCCGCTGTAGCCGATCGCGACGACATCCCCGTTTTCCTCGGCGGCGCACGCCCCGAGACTCAGGACCAACCCCGCGGCGCAGGCCGTCAGAAGGTGCCGGAGTTCTCTCATCATCCCCTCCAGAGAAGTGATCCTGGGAGTCCGCCCTACCACACCCCCTGCCCGCCGTCCACCACCACTGTCTCCCCCGTGATGTACGCCCCCGCGTCCGAGGCGAGGAGGAGTGCGACCCCCTTGATGTCGTCGGGTCCCCCGAAACGGTTCAGGGGAATCCCCTTCAGGAACTCGTCCCCCTTGGCGTCGAGGACGCCGCGGGACATTCGCGTCGGAAACCACCCGGGAGCGATTGCATTCACCCGGATCCCGTATTGGCCCCAACTTCCGGCGAGGGCTCGGGTGAGGGAGACGACCGCCCCCTTGCTCGCGTTATATCCCGCTGTCTCGATGCTCCCGGGGCGCGACCCCTTGAAGGCGGCGACCGAGGCGATGTTCACGATCGAGCCGCCCTCACTGCGCTCGATCAGCCGCTTCGCGACGGCCCGCGCCATCAGGAAAGTCCCGAGGACGTTGACCGCGAGAACACGCTCGACCTTCTCGGCCGGCATCTCGACCGCCGGCGCGCCCCAGGTGATCCCGCTGTTGTTCACGAGGATCTCGACGCCCCCGAAGCGCTCCACCGCCGCGGCCACGACCTCTTCGACCTCCTCCTCGGAGGAGACATCGCATCCGAGGGAGAGCGCCTTCCCTCCTCTTCCTTCCAGCTCGGCGGCGACCTCGTCGCACGCTTCCTTCTTCCGCGAGCAGAGGACCAGGTTGGCTCCAGCCTCGGAGAGCGCCTCGGCCATGTACGCGCCCAGCCCTCGCCCGCCGCCGGTCACGATAGCCGTCCGGCCGTCGAGGCGAAACAGGTCCAGAACGCTCATCCTCTCGGGCCTCCCGCCACGTAAAGGACCTGCCCGGTGACGAACCCGGCCTCCTCCGAGGCGAAGAAGAGGATGGCGGCCGCGATGTCTTCGGGATAACCGACGCGCCGGACCGGCGTCTCCTTCGCACGGGCTTCCATGAACTGTTCGAAGGGGACACCGATGCGCTCGGCGGTCGCCTTCGTCATCTCGGTGACCACGAAGCCGGGAGCTACGGCGTTCGCCGTGACCCCGTATGGGCCGAGCTCGATCGCGAGCGTCTTGGTGAAGCCCTGAAGCCCGGACTTCACCGCGGCATAGTTGGCCTGCCCACGATTTCCGAGAGCGGAGGTGGAGGAGAGGTTCACGATGCGGCCGTATTTCTGCTCCACCATGTGCTTCTGCGCGGCGTGGCTCATGTGAAAGGCCCCGTAGAGGTGGACCTTCATCACGGAGTCCCAGTCCTCGGCGGTCATCTTGAAGAAGAGGTTGTCGCGGATGATCCCGGCGTTGTTCACCAGGATGTCGAGGCGGCCGAAGCGGACGACCGTCTCCTCGACGACCCGCTGCGCGTCTTTCGGGCTCGTCACGTCGCCTTGCACCCCTATCGCGTCGAACCCCTTCGCGGCGAGCGCCTCCGCGGCCGCGGCCACTTCCGATCCGTCAATGTCCATCAGGCAGACCTTCGCGCCCTCCGCCGCGAACCGCTCCGCCGTCCCCCTCCCGATCCCCCGGCTCGCCCCGGTGATCAACGCCACCCGCCCCTCGAGTCTGCTCATTTCGTTCGTTTCACTCCGTCGTGAAGCGGAGGCTGAGCCCCCGCGGTCAGAGACCCCCGCCGGACCTGGCGAGAGACCATGAATGCTCGACGATCGCGCGAACCGTCCTTCCCATTCCTTCGAAGCGGGGATCCCGCGTTTGGCCGCGAACCCACCGAGCGTAGATCTGCTGGAGGATGACCGCAAGCTTGAAGTAGGCGAAAGGGAGATACCACGCCATTTCTCCGAGGTCGCGCCCGCTCTCCCTCGCGTAGAGCTCCGCGAAGTCCCGGCGTCCGGGAAATCCGGGTTCCCGCGTGATCGTCGAGAGGAACTCGGAAAGCGCGGGAGGATCGCCGGGCTCGAGCCAGTATGAGAGTGAGATCGCGAGGTCCATGAGAGGATCTCCGATCGTGGCCATCTCCCAGTCGAGGACCGCGACGATCCGCGAAGGATTCCCGGCGTCGAAGAGGAGATTCTTCAGATGGTAGTCGTTGTGGATGATCGAGGGCGGCGGGCTCTCCGGGACCCGCCTCGCGAGCCAGGCGGTGAGCGGCCCGACCTCCGGAATCTCCTCCGTCTTGGCCCCTTCGTACCGTCCGATCCATCCGTGCGTCTGCCGCTCGAGGAACCCTTCGGGATGCCCCAGGTCCGAAAGCCCTGCCTCCTCGATGTTCACGTCGTGCAGCTCCGCGAGGGTCCGGACGACCGTCTCTCCGACGCGGCGGGAAAGCGCGGACGACGGCTCGATGCCGTCGGGGAAGCCGAAGGCGATGACGGCACCCTCCCGGTACTCCATCACATGGAAGGGCGCACCGAGGATGGACGGATCCTCACAGACCGCAAAGGGACGTGGAGCGAGGGAAAAGACCGGATGGAGCCGCTCGAGGAAACGGGCCTCCCGCACCATGTCGTGCGCCTTGGGCGGCACGGGGCCCAGGGGGGGACGGCGGAGGACACCCCGCCATCCCCCCACCTCGAGGAGATAGGTGAGATTCGAGGCGCCCGTCGGGAACTGGCGAATGCGGAGCGCCCCAGGCGGAAGGTCGGGAATGGCCGTCCTCAGGAACCCGAGGACGATCTCGGGAACGAAGTCTTCCCCCTCCCGCACCGGGATCGTGCGCGCCCCCGCCTCGGTCACCGCGCCCCCCCCGCGATCACCCGGCTCGGGATCCGGGCGAGCCTTCCGTCCCTGATCTCACCGATCAGGTCGCTCGCGCCCACGTCCACGACGAAGCGGAAGGCGTCTTCGCGATCGTTTCGCTGGAACCACCGACCCGCCCGCCCGACCCGCACCAGCTCGGGGATCCGGTCGCGGTAACTCTCGCCCAGCTCCCGCGCGAGCCAGGCCCCGTCGTTGAGGGTCCAGCGGGAAAGCTCCATCCGCGAGAGGATGGCGGCCGCCCCGGCCAGGTCCTCCAGCGCGAGGCGACCCATGGACCCCGCGCAGACGATGTGAATGGAGTCGGGTGACTCGTCCTGGAGGAGCCGCGCCACGGCCGGCGCGTTCCGGAGGCTTGCCAGGAGGACGCGTTCGGCTCCCGCCACCGCGGCGATGGCCACCGTGCCATTGGTGCTGAGGAAGATGACGTCCCGGCCGGCGACCTTTTCGGGGGGGTATTCGTCGGGGAAGGGACCGAGATCGAATCCCTGAACGAACTGGGCGCCCTGCTCGCCGCCGCGCAGGCGCATGCTCGGATCGAGCAGCTCGCTCTGCGCCTCGGCTTCGGTGAGGGTCGCCACCGGACGGACGCTCCGTGCCCCGTTCTCCAGAATCGTGAGGAGGGTCGTCGTCGCCATGAATACGTCGATGACCACGGCGGTGGAGCCGGCCAGCCGCTCGGGCCGGATCTCCTCCCGGGTCGTCAGCACGCGGAGGCGTCCGGTCACGGGCGCACCCCCCTCACCCGGCCCGGCTCCGCTCCTCGCTCCTCAGCTCCCGCTTCAGGATCTTCCCCGTCGCGTTCATCGGGAGGGAGTCCCTGAACTCCACCATGCGCGGATACTTGTAGGCCGCCATTTTCTCCTGGCACCAGGAGATGATCTCGTCCTCGGTCACCTCCGCCCCGGGACGGCGCACGATGTACGCCTTGATCTCCTCGCCGAGCTCGTCGTGCGGCACTCCGACGACCGCGGCGAGGGATACGGCGGGGTGTTCGGCCAGGACCTCCTCGATCTCCCGCGGATACACGTTGAACCCCCCGCGGAGGACCAGGTCCTTCAGGCGGTCCATGATGAAGATGTATCCGTTTTCGTCCTTCCGGCCGAGATCGCCCGAGTGGAACCAACCGTCGCGAATGGCCTCCGCGGTGGCTTCGGGGCGGCCGATGTACCCCTTCATCACGTTGTGGCCCCGGATCACGATCTCCCCCATCTCGTTCGGAGGGAGCTCGTTTCCCTCGGGATCCACGACCTTGACCTCGGTCCCGAAGATCGGGAGGCCGACCGAGCCGACCTTCCGCGGGAGGTCGGCCTGGTTGAAGGTCGAGGTGGGAGAAGTCTCCGAGAGTCCGTACCCTTCGAGGATCGAGACCCCGAAGGTCTTTTCGAACTCGGCCAGGAGCTCCACCGGCATCGCGGCGCCGCCGGAGTTGCAAAGGACCAGGTTTTCGGCGATCGGCTTCGTGTCGATCTCGTGCTCCCGGGCGCAGTTCAGGAGTCCCCAATACATCGTCGGGACCCCCGCGAAAAGCGTGACCTTTTCCCTCTGCATGAGGTCCAGAACGGACTTTGCGTCGAAGCGCGGTACCAGGACGAGACGGTCACCGGCCAGGATGTTCGCGTTCATCTGGACCGTCTGGCCGTACGAGTGGAAGAGGGGGAGGGTGATGAGGATCGTCTGCCTCTTCCGCTGATCCACCGCCTTCGACGACATCATCCGCGACACGAAGGCATTGGTCAGCATGTTGCTGTTCGTGAGCTCCGCGCCTTTCGCGCGTCCGGTCGTCCCCGACGTATAGAGGACGACGGCCGTGTCGTCGGGGGCGCGGTCCGTCGTCGAAAAGGTGGAGGCCTGCCCCATGGTCAGCTCGCCGAAGGACATCGCGCCTTGGATCGGCGAAGCCGCGCCCATCTCCCGCGTCAGAACGACGAAGTCCCGGCAATCGGACGCCTGGCTCGCGCCCTGGTGGCCCATCTGCGCCATGGGCAGCTCCGGGGAGCCCTCGAAGCAGAGATACGCCTTCGCCCCCGAGTCCTGGAGGTGATAGGCGATCTCGCCGCCTTTCAGGAGGACGTTCAGCGGGACGACGACGGCCCCCGCCTTGAGGATCCCGTAATAGGCGATCGGAAAGTAGGCGATGTTGGGGCAGGAGAGTGCCACCCGGTCGCCGGGCTCGATTCCGCGAGCGCGGAGCCCATTCGCGACCTGGCACGCCATGGCGTTGAGCTGGCCGTAGGTGAGACGCGTCGGTCCCGAGACGATCGCCTCGCGGTCCGGGTACTTCCGACCCGGGTCATCCAGAACCATGGCGAGGCTCAGCATCCGCTCGCCTCAGTTGCTCCCGAAGACCTCGAAGATCCCCGCCGCGCCCATCCCGCCGCCGACGCACATCGTGACGAGCCCGGTTCCGCCTCCTCGCTTCCCCAGGGCGTGAACGATCTGCGTGGTGAGCTTGGCTCCGGTCGCGCCGAGCGGATGCCCGAGGGCGATCGCGCCGCCGTTCACGTTGGTGCGCTCCTCGGGGAACCCGAGATCACGCATGACCGGGAGGACCTGCGCGGAGAAGGCCTCGTTCAGTTCGATCATGTCCACGTCGTCCAGGGTGATCCCCGCGCGGGCGAGGACCTTCGGGACCGCCTTGATCGGGCCGATGCCCATGATCTCGGGGGGAACTCCAGCGGTCGCGAAGGTGACGAGGCGAGCGAGGGGTTTCGCGCCCACTGCCTCGGCGCGCTCCCGGCTCATGATCACGACCGCGGCGGCGCCGTCGGAAAAGGGGGAGGCGTTCCCGGCCGTGACCGTGCCGTCCACCTTGAAGGCGGGGCGGAGCTTGGCGAGGCGTTCGAGCGAGGTGTCCGCCCGCATCAGCTCATCGCG
The window above is part of the Gemmatimonadota bacterium genome. Proteins encoded here:
- a CDS encoding adenosylmethionine--8-amino-7-oxononanoate transaminase, whose translation is MNPSPVDWAQLDLAHVWHPYTQHGVADPPIPIVRAEGAYLFDADGRAILDAISSWWVTLHGHARPEIAAAIAAQARALEQVIFAGFTHEPGARLAAELVERLPPGLSRVFYSDDGSTAVEVAVKMAIQYWANRGNPRHVVVALEHAYHGDTFGAMSVSARGLFTDPFRDRLFEVERLPDPTEGNAPAALRALLDARGSEVAAVIVEPLLLGAGGMRMWEAEVLRELRSLTREHEVLLIADEVLTGFGRTGPLFACGGAGVEPDLLCLSKGLTGGFLPLGATAATEAVFEAFRTTDRRRTFFHGHSYTGSPLACAAARATLALLDEGCELRRAAIERTHRTHLERLAAHPRVRSPRVLGTVGAFDLAGEDGYLAGAGPALHRFALKEGILLRPLGNVVYLLPPYCITPEEIGRVYEVIERFLEAG
- a CDS encoding 8-amino-7-oxononanoate synthase, with translation MTVERGSPGGTAVGKGIPLDEELGSLLARLDAEELRRSDRPMRRLPGALVQIEGRRLADFSSNDYLGLATDTRTAKAAADVLEREGVGAGAARLISGTHPVHLALEGALAAFVRAPAALLLGSGYAANLGALPALAGPGDLLYSDELNHASLIDGCRLSRATVRIFPHRDLSALDRRLGEDRDLPGARWIVVEGIYSMEGDLFPLDALVETAREYGARIYLDDAHGVGVLGEGGRGTPELYGVEGEVDVVMGTLGKAFGAAGAFVAGSAALREWLLNRARPFVFSTAPPPAVAAAALAALEIVEAEPERRARLVANARRFRQGLAEVGRSVPAQGTGHITGLRVGDAGETLRIAHDLEARGYLVGAVRPPSVPAETSRLRVGVSSEHTTGQLDGLLRALGELLPPAAG
- a CDS encoding ABC transporter ATP-binding protein, coding for MLELEGVSVRFGTFEALRRVSLRVGPGEIVVLLGANGAGKSTLFRAISGLAPVAEGSVRFEGEEIGGLPPHAIVSRGIAQSPEGKHLFPAASVRKNLILGAYVRRKERDEVRASLEEVFGLFPALREKARHAAGTLSGGQQQMLSIGRALMARPKLLLMDEPSLGLAPLVVEEVFAAIRRINSGGTMVLLAEQNAHAALQVAARGYVVESGSVAIEGTSHELLGNREVRRAYIGI
- a CDS encoding ABC transporter ATP-binding protein, which gives rise to MAETLLQVEGLGKHFGGLHAVEGVDLVVPPGEITAIIGPNGAGKTTFFNLVSGFHLPTAGRIFFDGTDVTKLPPHRIARLGVARTFQTTQLFADATVLDNVIVGHRLRTRSNVWDAILRTPRLRREEEESRERAREALRIVGALDLENLPVAGISQEARKRVAIALALATNPRLLLLDEPAAGINPEETSGITTLIRDLVALGITICLVEHKMRMVMELAHRVVVLHHGKKIAEGTPAEIGDDPLVIEAYLGSAHHA
- a CDS encoding branched-chain amino acid ABC transporter permease, whose product is MSAVRSRVRIVVLGALLLAAILFPLVVNNPFLVSVIVTAYVTAIAVYGMDIMLGRMGQLSLAHAGFFGIGGYSTGILMTTYGLSFWLALPLALAITCSLGFLVGMAALRTRHDYFAIFTLAVGVMITIVIERWQGLTGGTDGLIGIPPPTPIGPLRFESLVSQYYLALFFLILTIYLVWSLVTSLVGRTLFAVHHGEDLARAVGIDVGRTHRLAFVISVAFAGLGGALYAVFLGYIGPAMGSVLMTFMMLVYLMLGGVASLAGPLAGTLAVTVLLQGLHVFEEHQMMFLGPVVVLVMIFFPRGIAGLAHRVALNWRTRGGDRGPFIRPTPASASPSDQAELR
- a CDS encoding branched-chain amino acid ABC transporter permease codes for the protein MSLFLQQIANGIATGSIYGLVALGLTLVYGVLKIPNFAHGALYMGGAYVTFMMVSSVGAPYPLAIATSVLALAAIGAVMERVIFRPLQGSSPVHYMISALGVLFVLEGGADMIWGPDFHATPTPLDGVVSVLGVTVTQQRVLVIVAAVATMAALYLFLKRTVLGMSIEAMAQDREGALLVGIDTRRVSLMTVAISAGLAAVAGSLIAPTVLVYPYMGTVITLKAFVIVILGGMGSVPGAIVGAFVLALAENFAGTYIAFAYSELIAFALLVLVLAVRPTGLFRQGV
- a CDS encoding ABC transporter substrate-binding protein → MMRELRHLLTACAAGLVLSLGACAAEENGDVVAIGYSGPLSGGAALYGRNAQSGLQMAVDEINAAGGIEVDGRQVRIELVSLDDRYLPNETATNARRLLQQNRTPVIFVSHAGGILALQGMNTRDPTFLLMAYSSEPSILDAGNPLTVMIPPRYDGYAPPFVETTMRRFGTRLGLLPTTTTYGRAWTEVVSAEWRRQGGEVLRDHGLDYNTTTDFTAAVSRALADNPDVLFIGGPSQPTALVVRAAREQGFQGGFLMMDQPKMEEMIDIISIEMLEGAVGVHPQETYPGPGVAQFVERYYERFGPDARPAVSEMALNYQALHTVATAMSLAGTTTGAAAIRAQMDAAARQAPESARLLDFSGVAASGYIARQVYAAQVVDGEFVAFPVPPPAP
- a CDS encoding glucose 1-dehydrogenase; protein product: MSVLDLFRLDGRTAIVTGGGRGLGAYMAEALSEAGANLVLCSRKKEACDEVAAELEGRGGKALSLGCDVSSEEEVEEVVAAAVERFGGVEILVNNSGITWGAPAVEMPAEKVERVLAVNVLGTFLMARAVAKRLIERSEGGSIVNIASVAAFKGSRPGSIETAGYNASKGAVVSLTRALAGSWGQYGIRVNAIAPGWFPTRMSRGVLDAKGDEFLKGIPLNRFGGPDDIKGVALLLASDAGAYITGETVVVDGGQGVW